A single Lolium perenne isolate Kyuss_39 chromosome 6, Kyuss_2.0, whole genome shotgun sequence DNA region contains:
- the LOC127308711 gene encoding pentatricopeptide repeat-containing protein At2g17033 produces MPAVASLPPPAPAPAAVRRGRRFSTPSASLRRAASGGGSSWRSERRLMSELERTVTAGATERVIRDFVGTKSERAALAALSRLLIDSNPLAVPFYEAVTQARWFKWSSIHAAAVAALLETNGGAEESRSLLADSAARLESAAEVALFYCDLMAAFSSRGLKGRAMDFYAQLRAMPPPLAGGGKTYMAMIKSLCMMGLADEAEGALREMVALGYQPDAFQFGLVAKCYGKAGQLAEMERVIASMSDAGIRMGTGAANIVLSCYSACRDHGKMLMWLKKMRKLRLAPTTKAYNFVLNSCPTVVSMARELGPSLPLSSAQLVKKLKSGSPWPAEAEVVQELLSASSVLDKAMVWSETEVKLNMHGFSITSAYVLMLQWVDAVKGGRALPLEVSVVCGVGKHSDVRGEPKVRELAQEVLSRMGSPLRLSTRNKGRLVAKRDRVKQWLATDWASPVHDENTDQSPNEIDQQAFLPELFRKLGQFISSFMSVSR; encoded by the exons ATGCCGGCGGTGGCGTCACTCCCGCCACCGGCACCGGCGCCGGCGGCGGTGCGGCGTGGGCGGAGGTTCTCGACGCCGTCGGCTTCGCTGCGTCGCGCCGCGTCCGGCGGGGGCTCGAGCTGGCGGAGCGAGCGGCGGCTCATGTCGGAGCTGGAGCGCACGGTGACGGCGGGCGCGACGGAGCGCGTCATCCGCGACTTCGTCGGCACCAAGTCGGAGCGCGCCGCCCTCGCCGCGCTCTCCCGCCTCCTCATCGACTCCAACCCCCTCGCCGTCCCC TTCTACGAGGCGGTGACCCAGGCGAGGTGGTTCAAATGGAGCTCGATCCACGCCGCCGCGGTGGCCGCCTTGCTCGAGACCAACGGCGGCGCGGAGGAATCCAGATCCCTCCTCGCCGACTCCGCCGCGCGCCTAGAGTCAGCCGCCGAGGTGGCCCTCTTCTACTGCGACCTCATGGCGGCCTTCTCCTCGCGCGGGCTGAAGGGCCGGGCCATGGATTTCTATGCGCAGCTCCGGGCGatgccgccgccgctcgccgggggCGGCAAGACCTACATGGCCATGATTAAGTCTCTCTGCATGATGGGCCTCGCCGACGAGGCCGAGGGGGCGCTCCGGGAGATGGTCGCTCTCGGGTACCAGCCTGATGCGTTTCAGTTTGGATTGGTGGCGAAATGCTATGGGAAGGCCGGCCAATTGGCTGAGATGGAGCGGGTGATTGCGTCCATGTCGGACGCCGGTATCCGGATGGGCACCGGCGCGGCGAACATCGTCCTCTCGTGCTACAGCGCCTGTCGGGATCATGGGAAGATGCTAATGTGGCTGAAGAAGATGAGGAAGTTGCGTCTGGCACCGACCACCAAGGCCTACAACTTTGTGCTCAACTCCTGCCCAACTGTGGTATCCATGGCTCGTGAATTGGGCCCTTCGCTGCCGTTGTCGTCCGCGCAGTTGGTGAAGAAGCTCAAGTCTGGGTCTCCATGGCCGGCAGAAGCTGAGGTGGTGCAGGAGCTTCTGTCGGCCTCATCAGTGTTGGACAAGGCGATGGTTTGGTCAGAAACAGAGGTGAAGCTGAATATGCATGGATTCAGTATAACTTCAGCTTATGTGTTGATGCTGCAGTGGGTGGACGCGGTGAAGGGGGGCCGCgcgttgccattggaggtgtctGTGGTGTGCGGTGTCGGGAAGCACAGTGATGTCCGTGGCGAGCCCAAAGTGCGAGAACTGGCACAGGAGGTTCTGAGCCGGATGGGAAGTCCCCTGAGGTTGTCTACGAGGAACAAAGGCCGTCTTGTGGCAAAGCGAGACAGGGTGAAGCAATGGTTAGCCACCGATTGGGCTTCTCCGGTGCATGATGAGAACACAGATCAATCGCCCAATGAGATTGACCAGCAAGCATTTTTACCTGAACTTTTCAGAAAACTCGGACAGTTTATTTCCTCATTTATGTCAGTTTCCAGATGA